The region CGTGCAGTTCGCATTTTTCTCGTATGTTCTGCTTGCAagaatttaattcttcttctCAACCGAAACATTTCTGGAGAATAATAGATGAGTTCAGGTGATACCATCGTTTCTTTGTCCACTTTAACTATTTGCTTTGGTAATGGACGTTTCTCGGATAAATCGGTAAGATCCTTAGTAACCATTGTTGCTTTATCAACTTTAGATGTTGAAGattgtgctaaaataataataaataataattatatcggattcaaaatattgaaattatcaGTACTTCTctcaagataaatataatgtgtcaattaataattatttttacatggaAAAATATTCGGCATTGTTGATGATGACCATATATCGATTTCTTCggcattttctatttttattggcATTAATAAATGATCTATTTTTGATGAATTATCTACTAAATCTACTTTTTGTGATACTGTTTTAACAGGATTTTCATCATTAACAGGTGGTTCTGCCACAATAAAATGTGAAAGAGGTACTGTAGATATCTGGTGTATTATGAGTCTTTtctgaaataagaaatatatccatgaataaataaaaaaaataaacattatagtATAAAACATCTGTTCTCTATGtcgtgagaaataaaaaatcaattgttATTCATACACTGGGCAATGCATTTGGCCTAAGTCGGTTTATAAATGAACTTCTGTCAAAGTCTTTCTCTTCAAAGTGATCAGAGCAAATGCGAGCTGTATCTGGGACAGTTGTTGATGGGATGGTTGGTCCCAAAATATCTAACCACTCTTTGCGAGTTGCAGGATTTTTGggaaaactaaaaaaagacAATGTTTATAACAACTTATACTctgaaaatagaatatataatattattatgaatatGACAAACAATTTTCGATACCTGTGAAacgaaacttttaatttatttccaatattatatattctctttctcgcaTTTTGACCGTCCGATCTGTTTCTGCAAGTCTGTATAAAGCACTGCACCATTTTTCACAACCATAAAAAgagtatttgttaatataataaaaactgtaTTGCTTCTTTCGGATATAACCACACTTTGTAAGTGTTTACTATCGATACTGATGCTGCTGCTCTGCCTGCTGCATGGCACATTTGCATCACTGCGTTTGCGCCAAATAGCCAAATAGTAGCCAATCAAAAGTAGGCACAGTTCATCTCATCTCGTCcacttgtatatttatattttaaaacgagataaaatttacaaaagtgaatagatttactagatttcgacaaataaaatcgtagatacTCTAGTagacattttgaatttcttcagtttttttataatttttaccgatcgtttcaaattataacaaaattaatatcgatCCCAGTGTGCTGAGTGTGCACTTCGGGGTTCAGCTAGCTCgagccgagagagagagagagagagaaaaagagagactgTCCACCGATTGGTCCTCGCGGCAACGAGAGACGCAATTCGCCGATTTGAATTAGGTCGGTTTTTAAAAATGGACGCGAAGAGTCGTCCCCTACCACATGTCATCCGCTGCCTTTTATGTCTGAAAACACGTGCACTGT is a window of Temnothorax longispinosus isolate EJ_2023e chromosome 1, Tlon_JGU_v1, whole genome shotgun sequence DNA encoding:
- the LOC139823302 gene encoding uncharacterized protein is translated as MVQCFIQTCRNRSDGQNARKRIYNIGNKLKVSFHSFPKNPATRKEWLDILGPTIPSTTVPDTARICSDHFEEKDFDRSSFINRLRPNALPSKRLIIHQISTVPLSHFIVAEPPVNDENPVKTVSQKVDLVDNSSKIDHLLMPIKIENAEEIDIWSSSTMPNIFPSQSSTSKVDKATMVTKDLTDLSEKRPLPKQIVKVDKETMVSPELIYYSPEMFRLRRRIKFLQAEHTRKMRTARQKIRRYKDQVDMLKSILGTLKNNVK